From one Camelus dromedarius isolate mCamDro1 chromosome 32, mCamDro1.pat, whole genome shotgun sequence genomic stretch:
- the MC5R gene encoding melanocortin receptor 5 isoform X1: MDRSPCTCGTFASDLPSECRRVWLLKKLTGRVNLLPRRGAMNSSFHLHFLDLKLNATEGDLSGWNIRNASLPCEKMSIAVEVFLGLGLLSLLENILVVGAVVKNKNLHAPMYLFVCSLAVADMLVSLSNSWETITIYLITNKHLVLADASVRHLDNVFDSMICISVVASMCSLLAIAVDRYATIFYALRYHHVMTGRRCGAAIAGIWALCTGCGTLFIRYYESTYVIGCLVAMFLAMLLLMAWLYTHMFLLARTHVKRMATLHGCGSWRQRASMRGVVTLAMLLGVFTVCWAPFFLHLTLMISCPQNRYCSCFMSHFNVYLVLIICNSAIDPLIYAFRSPEMRKTFKEILCLHGVSAPCRSLGRFSTDSRLSAAPSLPS, translated from the exons ATGGACCGCTCCCCATGCACCTGTGGCACCTTTGCCTCGGATTTACCTTCAGAATGCAGGAGGGTGTGGCTGTTGAAGAAGCTGACGGGAAGAG taaaTCTGCTGCCAAGAAGAGGAGCCATGAATTCCTCATTCCACCTGCATTTCTTGGACCTCAAGCTGAATGCTACGGAGGGCGACCTCTCGGGGTGGAACATCAGGAACGCGTCCTTGCCCTGTGAGAAAATGAGCATCGCTGTGGAGGTGTTCCTCGGCCTGGGCCTCCTCAGCCTGCTGGAGAACATCCTAGTGGTTGGCGCCGTCGTGAAGAACAAAAACCTTCATGCCCCCATGTACCTGTTTGTGTGCAGCCTGGCCGTGGCCGACATGCTGGTGAGCTTGTCCAACTCCTGGGAGACCATCACCATATACCTAATCACCAACAAGCACCTGGTGCTGGCGGATGCCTCCGTGCGGCACCTGGACAACGTCTTCGACTCCATGATCTGCATCTCGGTGGTGGCCTCCATGTGCAGCCTGCTGGCCATTGCGGTGGACCGCTACGCCACCATCTTCTATGCCCTGCGCTACCACCACGTCATGACGGGGCGGCGCTGCGGGGCCGCCATCGCCGGCATCTGGGCCCTGTGCACGGGCTGCGGCACGCTCTTCATCAGGTACTACGAGTCCACGTACGTCATCGGCTGCCTCGTTGCCATGTTCCTCGCCATGCTGCTGCTCATGGCGTGGCTGTACACACACATGTTCCTCCTGGCCCGGACTCACGTCAAGCGCATGGCCACCCTGCACGGCTGCGGCTCCTGGCGGCAGCGTGCCAGCATGAGGGGCGTGGTCACCCTGGCCATGCTGCTGGGCGTCTTCACTGTGTGCTGGGCGCCCTTCTTCCTGCACCTCACCCTCATGATCTCCTGCCCTCAGAACCGCTACTGCTCCTGCTTCATGTCCCACTTCAACGTGTACCTCGTGCTCATCATATGTAACTCTGCCATCGACCCACTGATCTACGCCTTCCGCAGCCCGGAGATGCGCAAGACCTTCAAGGAGATCCTGTGCTTGCATGGCGTCAGCGCGCCCTGCCGGTCCCTGGGCAGGTTCTCCACGGACAGCCGCCTCTCTGCAGCTCCCTCACTGCCCTCGTGA
- the MC5R gene encoding melanocortin receptor 5 isoform X2 yields MNSSFHLHFLDLKLNATEGDLSGWNIRNASLPCEKMSIAVEVFLGLGLLSLLENILVVGAVVKNKNLHAPMYLFVCSLAVADMLVSLSNSWETITIYLITNKHLVLADASVRHLDNVFDSMICISVVASMCSLLAIAVDRYATIFYALRYHHVMTGRRCGAAIAGIWALCTGCGTLFIRYYESTYVIGCLVAMFLAMLLLMAWLYTHMFLLARTHVKRMATLHGCGSWRQRASMRGVVTLAMLLGVFTVCWAPFFLHLTLMISCPQNRYCSCFMSHFNVYLVLIICNSAIDPLIYAFRSPEMRKTFKEILCLHGVSAPCRSLGRFSTDSRLSAAPSLPS; encoded by the coding sequence ATGAATTCCTCATTCCACCTGCATTTCTTGGACCTCAAGCTGAATGCTACGGAGGGCGACCTCTCGGGGTGGAACATCAGGAACGCGTCCTTGCCCTGTGAGAAAATGAGCATCGCTGTGGAGGTGTTCCTCGGCCTGGGCCTCCTCAGCCTGCTGGAGAACATCCTAGTGGTTGGCGCCGTCGTGAAGAACAAAAACCTTCATGCCCCCATGTACCTGTTTGTGTGCAGCCTGGCCGTGGCCGACATGCTGGTGAGCTTGTCCAACTCCTGGGAGACCATCACCATATACCTAATCACCAACAAGCACCTGGTGCTGGCGGATGCCTCCGTGCGGCACCTGGACAACGTCTTCGACTCCATGATCTGCATCTCGGTGGTGGCCTCCATGTGCAGCCTGCTGGCCATTGCGGTGGACCGCTACGCCACCATCTTCTATGCCCTGCGCTACCACCACGTCATGACGGGGCGGCGCTGCGGGGCCGCCATCGCCGGCATCTGGGCCCTGTGCACGGGCTGCGGCACGCTCTTCATCAGGTACTACGAGTCCACGTACGTCATCGGCTGCCTCGTTGCCATGTTCCTCGCCATGCTGCTGCTCATGGCGTGGCTGTACACACACATGTTCCTCCTGGCCCGGACTCACGTCAAGCGCATGGCCACCCTGCACGGCTGCGGCTCCTGGCGGCAGCGTGCCAGCATGAGGGGCGTGGTCACCCTGGCCATGCTGCTGGGCGTCTTCACTGTGTGCTGGGCGCCCTTCTTCCTGCACCTCACCCTCATGATCTCCTGCCCTCAGAACCGCTACTGCTCCTGCTTCATGTCCCACTTCAACGTGTACCTCGTGCTCATCATATGTAACTCTGCCATCGACCCACTGATCTACGCCTTCCGCAGCCCGGAGATGCGCAAGACCTTCAAGGAGATCCTGTGCTTGCATGGCGTCAGCGCGCCCTGCCGGTCCCTGGGCAGGTTCTCCACGGACAGCCGCCTCTCTGCAGCTCCCTCACTGCCCTCGTGA